The following proteins come from a genomic window of Vallitaleaceae bacterium 9-2:
- the rplP gene encoding 50S ribosomal protein L16, with protein sequence MLMPKRVKRRKQFRGRMKGKALRGNKLVLGEYGLVATEPVWIKSNQIEAARIAMTRYMKRGGKVWIKIFPDKPVTSKPAETRMGSGKGSPEYWVAVVKPGRVMFEVAGVPEEVAREALRLAMHKLPVKCKIVSRADLEGGEQ encoded by the coding sequence ATGTTAATGCCAAAAAGAGTAAAACGTCGTAAGCAATTCCGTGGTCGTATGAAAGGAAAAGCGTTACGCGGCAATAAATTAGTACTTGGTGAATACGGTTTAGTTGCGACTGAGCCAGTATGGATCAAGTCAAATCAAATAGAAGCAGCTCGTATAGCGATGACTCGTTATATGAAGCGTGGTGGTAAAGTTTGGATCAAAATTTTTCCAGACAAACCTGTAACATCAAAACCTGCTGAGACACGTATGGGTTCCGGTAAAGGATCACCTGAGTACTGGGTAGCTGTAGTTAAACCAGGACGCGTAATGTTCGAAGTTGCTGGGGTACCTGAAGAAGTAGCTCGAGAAGCCCTTAGACTTGCAATGCACAAGTTGCCAGTTAAGTGTAAAATCGTTTCTAGAGCAGATTTAGAAGGCGGTGAACAATAG
- the rpmC gene encoding 50S ribosomal protein L29, which produces MKSTKILEDLRNKSAAELQEELVTAKKELFNLRFQNATNQLDNTSRITEVRKTIARIQTVMTEQLKAAK; this is translated from the coding sequence GTGAAATCTACAAAAATATTAGAAGACTTAAGAAATAAATCCGCAGCTGAGCTGCAAGAGGAATTAGTAACGGCAAAGAAAGAATTGTTCAACCTTAGATTTCAAAATGCTACGAATCAACTTGATAATACAAGTCGTATAACAGAGGTTCGTAAAACTATTGCAAGAATTCAAACGGTTATGACTGAACAATTGAAAGCTGCCAAGTAA
- the rpsQ gene encoding 30S ribosomal protein S17: MSERNLRRTRVGRVSSDKMDKTIVVEVVNSVKHPLYGKVIKRTYKLKAHDENNECQIGDRVKVMETKPISKDKRWRLVQIVEKAK; encoded by the coding sequence ATGTCAGAAAGAAATCTTAGAAGAACTCGTGTAGGACGAGTATCTAGTGATAAAATGGACAAAACTATCGTTGTAGAGGTTGTAAACAGTGTAAAACATCCTTTATATGGTAAAGTTATTAAAAGAACTTATAAATTGAAAGCTCATGATGAGAACAACGAATGCCAAATCGGAGATCGTGTAAAGGTTATGGAGACAAAGCCTATCTCTAAAGACAAAAGATGGCGTTTGGTTCAAATCGTAGAGAAAGCTAAGTAG
- the rplN gene encoding 50S ribosomal protein L14 → MIQQESRLKVADNTGAKELLCIRVLGGSTRRYAAIGDVIVASVKDATPGGVVKKGDVVKAVVVRTVKGARRKDGSYIKFDQNAAVILKEDMSPRGTRIFGPVARELREKKYMKILSLAPEVL, encoded by the coding sequence ATGATTCAACAAGAGTCAAGACTTAAAGTTGCTGATAACACAGGAGCAAAAGAACTTCTTTGTATTCGTGTGTTAGGTGGCTCAACTAGAAGATATGCAGCTATCGGAGATGTCATTGTCGCTTCTGTTAAAGATGCAACACCAGGTGGCGTTGTAAAAAAAGGTGATGTGGTTAAAGCCGTAGTTGTTAGAACAGTAAAAGGTGCACGCCGTAAAGACGGTTCATATATAAAATTCGATCAAAATGCAGCAGTTATTCTTAAAGAAGATATGAGCCCAAGAGGAACGCGTATATTTGGACCGGTTGCTAGAGAATTAAGAGAAAAGAAATACATGAAAATATTATCATTAGCACCAGAAGTACTATAA
- the rplX gene encoding 50S ribosomal protein L24, with protein sequence MGNTKLRTGDTVIVRAGKDKGKEGKIVDVDRKNNKVLVQGVNKVTKHAKPSAANQQGGIMHQEAFIDASNVMYVHKGKPTKLGIKVEQEERNGKTKNVRKRVAKTTGEVIDK encoded by the coding sequence TTGGGAAATACAAAATTAAGAACCGGTGATACAGTTATTGTAAGAGCTGGTAAAGATAAAGGTAAAGAAGGTAAAATTGTTGATGTTGATCGTAAGAACAACAAAGTGTTAGTGCAAGGTGTCAACAAAGTAACAAAACATGCGAAGCCTAGCGCAGCGAATCAACAAGGTGGAATTATGCACCAAGAAGCATTTATTGATGCATCAAATGTTATGTATGTACACAAAGGTAAACCTACAAAACTTGGCATCAAAGTTGAACAAGAAGAGCGTAACGGAAAGACTAAAAACGTTCGTAAACGTGTAGCAAAGACAACTGGCGAAGTTATTGATAAATAA
- the rplE gene encoding 50S ribosomal protein L5, producing the protein MSRLIETYNDEIKDAMMKKFEYKSIMEVPKIEKIVINMGVGEAKENAKILDNAVGDLTKIAGQKPLITKAKKSVAVFKVREGMNIGCKVTLRGKRMYEFLDRLVNLALPRVRDFRGVNPNAFDGRGNYALGLKEQIIFPEIEYDKIDKIRGMDVIFVTTANTDEEARELLTLFGMPFRK; encoded by the coding sequence GTGAGTAGACTTATTGAAACTTATAATGATGAAATCAAAGATGCAATGATGAAAAAATTTGAATATAAAAGTATCATGGAAGTGCCAAAGATCGAAAAAATCGTTATTAACATGGGTGTTGGAGAAGCTAAGGAAAATGCAAAGATTCTTGACAACGCAGTGGGAGATTTAACAAAGATCGCAGGTCAAAAACCATTGATCACAAAAGCTAAGAAATCTGTAGCTGTCTTCAAAGTACGTGAAGGAATGAATATTGGATGTAAAGTAACATTACGCGGTAAGCGTATGTATGAATTCTTAGATCGATTGGTAAATCTTGCGTTACCTCGTGTACGTGACTTTAGAGGTGTAAATCCAAACGCTTTTGACGGTAGAGGTAATTATGCTTTAGGACTTAAAGAACAAATCATTTTCCCAGAAATCGAGTATGATAAAATTGATAAAATTCGAGGAATGGACGTCATTTTTGTAACAACTGCAAATACTGACGAGGAAGCACGTGAATTGTTAACTTTATTCGGAATGCCGTTTAGAAAGTAA
- a CDS encoding type Z 30S ribosomal protein S14, with protein sequence MAKTSMKVKQQRKPKFSSRAYTRCRICGRPHSVLKKYGICRVCFRELAYKGQIPGVRKASW encoded by the coding sequence ATGGCAAAAACATCCATGAAAGTAAAGCAACAACGTAAACCTAAGTTCTCTTCAAGAGCTTATACACGTTGTAGAATATGTGGACGTCCACATTCAGTTTTGAAAAAATACGGAATTTGTAGAGTATGTTTCCGTGAATTAGCATATAAAGGACAAATCCCTGGCGTAAGAAAAGCTAGTTGGTAA
- the rpsH gene encoding 30S ribosomal protein S8 has product MAMSDPIADMLTRIRNGNVAKHDFIEVPNSKMKLAIADILAKEGYIKGYKEVKAGEFVNLRVELKYGETKNDKVISGIKRISKPGLRVYANREELPKVLGGLGTAIISTNKGVITDKEARELNVGGEVIAFVW; this is encoded by the coding sequence ATGGCAATGAGTGATCCAATCGCAGATATGCTTACAAGAATCAGAAATGGTAATGTAGCTAAGCATGATTTTATAGAAGTGCCAAACTCAAAAATGAAACTTGCTATTGCAGACATTTTGGCAAAAGAAGGATATATCAAAGGATATAAAGAAGTAAAAGCTGGAGAATTCGTAAACCTTCGTGTTGAACTTAAATATGGAGAGACTAAAAATGACAAAGTCATTTCAGGAATCAAACGAATTTCTAAGCCAGGTTTACGTGTATATGCAAATAGAGAAGAGCTTCCTAAAGTATTAGGTGGTCTTGGAACAGCTATTATTTCAACAAATAAAGGTGTTATTACAGATAAAGAAGCACGTGAACTTAATGTTGGTGGCGAAGTAATCGCCTTTGTATGGTAG
- the rplF gene encoding 50S ribosomal protein L6, protein MSRIGRQPVEIPAGVEVKVADGNVITVKGPKGTLERTLVPEMKVEVNGAEVVVTRPNDLKKMKSLHGLTRTLVYNMIVGVTSGYEKKLEINGVGYRAAKQGNKLVLSLGYSHPVEMEDPEGIESVVEGQNVIIVKGMSKEDVGQYAAEIRFKRPPEPYKGKGVKYADEVIRRKEGKTGK, encoded by the coding sequence ATGTCAAGAATCGGAAGACAACCTGTTGAAATTCCAGCAGGTGTTGAAGTTAAAGTAGCAGATGGTAATGTGATTACCGTAAAAGGTCCAAAAGGAACTCTTGAAAGAACACTAGTACCTGAAATGAAAGTTGAAGTTAACGGTGCAGAAGTTGTTGTTACACGACCTAACGATCTTAAGAAAATGAAATCTTTACATGGCTTAACACGAACTTTGGTATATAATATGATTGTTGGTGTAACATCCGGTTATGAAAAGAAATTAGAAATCAATGGTGTTGGTTACAGAGCTGCAAAACAAGGTAACAAGCTTGTGTTATCATTAGGATACTCACATCCAGTTGAGATGGAAGACCCAGAAGGTATTGAATCAGTTGTAGAAGGCCAAAACGTGATTATCGTTAAAGGTATGAGCAAAGAAGATGTTGGTCAATATGCAGCCGAAATCAGATTCAAGAGACCACCAGAGCCTTATAAAGGTAAAGGTGTTAAGTATGCTGATGAAGTTATCCGTCGTAAAGAAGGAAAAACTGGTAAATAA
- the rplR gene encoding 50S ribosomal protein L18: MIKKVSRTSVRVKKHKKLRNKFSGTAERPRLSVYRSNNHIYAQIIDDTKGHTLVSASSKNLGLEKTNDVAAAVSVGEAIAKKALEANIEAVVFDRGGYIYHGKIKSLADAAREAGLKF; this comes from the coding sequence ATGATAAAAAAAGTGTCAAGAACAAGCGTACGTGTTAAAAAGCACAAAAAACTACGTAATAAGTTTTCTGGAACAGCTGAAAGACCACGCTTATCTGTATATAGAAGTAACAATCACATATATGCACAAATTATTGATGATACAAAAGGTCATACACTTGTTAGTGCATCCTCAAAGAATCTTGGTCTTGAAAAAACAAATGACGTAGCAGCTGCCGTTTCTGTTGGTGAAGCAATTGCTAAAAAAGCTCTTGAGGCAAACATTGAAGCAGTTGTATTCGATCGTGGCGGTTACATATATCATGGTAAAATCAAATCATTAGCTGATGCTGCAAGAGAAGCAGGATTAAAATTCTAA
- the rpsE gene encoding 30S ribosomal protein S5, with protein sequence MRKNLIDASNLDLEETVVTIRRVTKVVKGGRNFRFAALVVVGDKNGHVGAGVGKATEIPEAIRKGIQDAKKKLIEVPLDENASIPHDWLGKFGSANVLLKRAPEGTGVIAGGPVRAVLELAGVRNIRTKSLGSNNKNNVVTATIKGLSELKTPEKVSQLRGKTVSEILG encoded by the coding sequence ATGCGAAAGAATTTAATAGATGCCAGCAATTTAGACCTAGAAGAAACAGTTGTTACCATCCGACGTGTAACAAAAGTTGTAAAAGGTGGACGTAACTTCAGATTTGCAGCTTTAGTCGTTGTTGGTGATAAGAATGGTCATGTAGGCGCTGGTGTAGGAAAAGCAACTGAGATTCCTGAAGCGATTCGTAAAGGAATCCAAGATGCGAAGAAAAAATTAATCGAAGTTCCATTAGATGAGAATGCAAGTATTCCTCATGACTGGTTAGGAAAATTCGGAAGTGCTAACGTATTACTTAAGAGAGCTCCAGAAGGTACAGGAGTTATCGCGGGTGGTCCAGTGCGTGCCGTATTAGAACTTGCCGGTGTAAGAAATATTCGTACAAAATCTTTGGGATCAAATAACAAGAACAATGTTGTGACAGCAACAATTAAAGGTTTGTCAGAATTAAAGACTCCTGAGAAGGTAAGTCAATTAAGAGGCAAAACCGTTAGTGAAATTTTAGGTTAG
- the rpmD gene encoding 50S ribosomal protein L30 translates to MAELKITLVKSTIGAKPKHRLTAEALGLTKLHKTVVQKDNDAIRGMVNQISHLVKVEEA, encoded by the coding sequence ATGGCAGAATTAAAGATTACTTTAGTAAAATCAACCATTGGTGCCAAACCTAAGCATAGATTAACAGCTGAAGCTTTAGGCTTAACTAAGCTTCATAAAACGGTTGTTCAAAAAGACAATGATGCTATAAGAGGAATGGTTAATCAAATCAGTCACTTAGTAAAAGTAGAAGAAGCATAA
- the rplO gene encoding 50S ribosomal protein L15 has translation MNLSELKPAEGSTGKKFRKGRGHGSGNGKTSGRGQGGQKSRSGGGVRPGFEGGQMPLYRRLPKRGFTNRNSKEIVGINVDALNRFEAGTVVDIETMVTNGLVSNPKDGVKILGNGDITIKLTVKANAFSKTAIEKIEAAGGKAEVI, from the coding sequence ATGAATTTATCAGAATTAAAGCCTGCAGAAGGATCAACAGGAAAAAAATTCAGAAAAGGTAGAGGTCATGGTTCAGGGAACGGTAAAACTTCCGGTCGTGGACAAGGCGGACAAAAGTCTCGTTCAGGCGGCGGAGTAAGACCGGGCTTTGAAGGTGGACAAATGCCTTTATATAGACGTTTACCAAAGCGTGGATTTACTAACAGAAATAGTAAAGAAATCGTGGGTATTAATGTAGACGCTCTAAATAGATTTGAAGCTGGAACAGTTGTTGATATAGAAACAATGGTAACAAATGGCTTAGTTAGTAATCCAAAGGACGGCGTAAAAATCTTAGGTAATGGCGATATAACAATAAAACTTACTGTTAAAGCAAATGCTTTCAGTAAAACTGCTATTGAGAAGATTGAAGCTGCTGGCGGGAAAGCCGAGGTGATTTAG
- the secY gene encoding preprotein translocase subunit SecY, whose product MFGTLRDAFKVEDLRKRLIFTLLMLVVIRIGASVPIPGINNAYLKEVFAANNLDLVGMLDAFSGGAFQNMTLFALGIIPYINSSIIMNLLTIAIPALEEMQKEGEDGRKKIAKITRYGTILFAVIQATAISISLQNIFYTYNAFSVIVAVIAMTAGTAFLMWIGERITENGIGNGISLIIAINILSRLPSGVRLIFDQVRSGSYLNVIAILLVFLLMIVVVILIQLGERRINVQYAKRVQGRKVYGGQATHIPLKVNMAGVIPVIFASSLLQFPSIITNFFVTNPTGWWGTVLNWINYYSIKTNYGVGALIYFILIILFAYFYTAIIFNPFEVANNLKKNGGFVLGIRPGRPTVDYLTTILNRMVFIGGTILGLIALTPIILSFIIDVQINFGGTSLIIVVGVIIETMKQIESQLVMRHYKGFLNS is encoded by the coding sequence GTGTTTGGAACACTTAGGGATGCGTTTAAGGTTGAGGATTTAAGAAAAAGACTTATTTTCACATTATTAATGTTGGTGGTTATTCGAATTGGTGCTTCTGTACCAATTCCAGGAATCAACAATGCATATTTAAAAGAAGTTTTTGCTGCAAATAATCTTGACTTAGTTGGTATGCTTGATGCCTTTTCAGGTGGAGCTTTTCAAAACATGACCTTGTTTGCTCTAGGTATTATTCCATACATCAACTCATCGATCATCATGAACCTTTTAACTATTGCAATTCCTGCATTAGAGGAAATGCAAAAAGAAGGAGAAGATGGTCGTAAAAAAATTGCAAAGATTACGCGATATGGAACAATCCTATTTGCAGTAATCCAAGCAACAGCTATCTCAATTAGTTTGCAAAATATTTTCTACACATATAATGCTTTTTCAGTTATTGTTGCTGTAATCGCTATGACTGCAGGAACAGCGTTCCTAATGTGGATTGGGGAAAGAATTACAGAAAATGGTATTGGGAATGGTATTTCATTAATTATCGCAATTAACATTTTATCAAGACTACCCAGTGGCGTACGTCTGATTTTTGATCAAGTTCGATCAGGAAGCTATTTAAATGTAATTGCAATTTTACTTGTTTTCTTATTGATGATTGTTGTTGTCATCTTAATACAATTAGGAGAACGACGTATCAATGTACAATATGCAAAACGTGTACAAGGAAGAAAAGTATATGGCGGACAAGCAACACATATTCCGCTTAAAGTAAATATGGCAGGAGTTATTCCTGTAATCTTTGCTTCATCATTACTACAATTTCCAAGTATTATAACAAACTTTTTTGTTACAAACCCTACAGGTTGGTGGGGAACTGTACTTAATTGGATTAATTATTATAGCATAAAGACTAATTACGGTGTTGGTGCGTTAATATATTTTATTTTAATTATACTGTTTGCATACTTCTATACAGCGATTATTTTCAATCCGTTTGAAGTAGCAAATAATTTGAAGAAAAATGGTGGCTTTGTACTAGGAATCAGACCGGGTCGCCCTACAGTGGACTATTTGACTACAATACTTAACAGAATGGTATTTATCGGAGGAACAATTTTAGGTTTAATCGCTTTAACGCCAATTATTCTATCATTTATTATAGATGTTCAGATAAACTTTGGTGGTACTTCATTAATCATCGTTGTTGGTGTAATTATTGAAACTATGAAGCAAATTGAATCACAGTTAGTTATGCGTCATTACAAAGGATTTTTGAACTCTTAA
- a CDS encoding adenylate kinase, with protein MKLILLGAPGAGKGTQAKMLAKKYEIPHISTGDIFRANIKNETELGKKAKGYMDQGLLVPDELVVALVADRLQEDDAQKGFILDGFPRTIPQAEHLDKTLDEMGTKIDQVIDVDCPDENIVKRLSGRRACIKCGATYHTEHLKPEVEGICDVCGSELVLRDDDKPETVLRRLEIYHEQTQPLIDYYEAKGVLVSVDGKLPIEETFEIIVKILGER; from the coding sequence ATGAAACTGATTTTGTTGGGAGCACCGGGAGCAGGAAAAGGTACACAAGCAAAGATGTTGGCTAAGAAGTATGAGATTCCTCATATTTCAACAGGTGATATCTTTAGAGCAAACATAAAAAATGAAACAGAGCTCGGTAAAAAAGCAAAAGGCTATATGGATCAAGGATTACTTGTTCCGGACGAACTTGTTGTAGCCCTTGTAGCAGACCGATTGCAAGAAGATGATGCTCAAAAAGGATTTATATTGGATGGATTTCCAAGAACAATTCCACAAGCTGAGCATTTAGATAAGACCCTAGATGAAATGGGGACAAAGATCGATCAAGTTATTGATGTTGATTGTCCAGACGAAAATATCGTTAAGCGATTATCTGGACGACGTGCATGTATTAAATGTGGGGCAACCTACCATACAGAACATCTTAAACCAGAAGTTGAAGGCATATGTGATGTATGTGGAAGTGAATTAGTATTGCGTGATGATGATAAACCAGAGACCGTTTTACGACGACTTGAAATTTATCATGAGCAAACGCAACCGTTAATTGATTACTATGAAGCCAAAGGTGTTTTAGTATCTGTTGATGGAAAGCTTCCTATTGAAGAAACTTTTGAGATCATTGTCAAAATCTTAGGAGAACGATAA
- the map gene encoding type I methionyl aminopeptidase — protein MAINIRSNTEIEKLRAAGAVVAQTHKLLEQHIKPGITTQELDEIAEKFILSKGATPSFKGYGGFPGTICASINDEVVHGIPSRSRILKDGDIISLDIGAYLNGYHGDAARTHAVGQVDDEALRLIQITKESFFEGVKYAKPGNHLHEISAAIQKYVEKNGFSVVRDLVGHGVGTELHEEPQIPNYKPIGRGPKLQVGMVLAIEPMVNLGDYAVRVLDDEWTVVTRDGSLSAHYEHTIVITDNGHELLTDC, from the coding sequence ATGGCAATAAATATTCGAAGCAACACGGAAATTGAAAAATTACGTGCAGCAGGAGCAGTTGTTGCCCAAACACATAAACTACTAGAGCAACATATCAAACCGGGGATTACAACACAAGAGCTTGATGAAATTGCTGAAAAGTTTATTTTGAGTAAAGGAGCAACTCCTTCATTTAAAGGTTACGGAGGATTTCCCGGAACAATTTGCGCTTCAATTAATGACGAAGTTGTCCATGGAATTCCTAGTCGTTCACGAATACTTAAAGACGGCGATATTATTAGCTTAGACATTGGTGCTTATTTGAACGGATATCATGGTGATGCTGCGCGTACACATGCAGTGGGCCAGGTTGATGACGAAGCACTCCGATTAATTCAAATCACAAAAGAAAGCTTTTTTGAAGGTGTAAAATATGCCAAGCCAGGAAATCACTTACATGAGATTTCAGCGGCAATTCAAAAATATGTTGAAAAAAACGGCTTTTCTGTGGTAAGAGATTTGGTTGGTCACGGTGTAGGTACTGAGTTACATGAAGAACCTCAGATTCCGAACTATAAACCAATTGGTCGTGGGCCTAAATTACAAGTCGGTATGGTACTAGCGATTGAACCGATGGTGAATTTAGGTGATTATGCTGTTCGAGTACTTGATGATGAATGGACTGTCGTAACACGTGACGGCTCATTATCAGCTCATTATGAACATACAATAGTGATAACTGACAACGGTCACGAATTACTGACGGACTGTTAG
- a CDS encoding KOW domain-containing RNA-binding protein, which produces MCDIKKGQIVYSKAGRDKGKCFVILEHDHPFVYLVDGKSRRLENPKKKKELHIQITHYVDMTINELLENGKRITNAEIRKSIDQFIHMDDQEF; this is translated from the coding sequence GTGTGTGATATAAAGAAAGGTCAAATCGTATATTCGAAGGCCGGACGAGATAAAGGAAAATGCTTTGTTATTCTTGAACATGATCATCCATTTGTTTACTTAGTCGATGGAAAAAGTAGACGTTTGGAAAATCCAAAAAAGAAAAAAGAGCTTCATATACAGATTACTCACTATGTTGATATGACCATTAATGAGTTACTTGAAAACGGAAAACGAATTACCAATGCGGAAATTCGAAAAAGTATAGATCAATTCATCCACATGGATGACCAA